A segment of the Nitrospina gracilis 3/211 genome:
CGATGAAGACGCGCGGAGGCTGGCCAAACTGTTGCGCAATATTCCCTCAAAAATCAACCTGATCCCATTCAACGCGTTCGACAGCGCAGATTACCAGCCCCCGGCTCCACAGAGGGTGCAGGCCTTCCAGGACTATCTCATCGGCAAGCATTACTCCGTGTTCGTGCGGAAAAACCGGGGAACGGACATCCTCGGCGCCTGCGGTCAACTGGCCCTCCAGAACAGCTGATCCGGGATCGCTTTTTCACCCCAACTGCTGGAAAAACCGTGGGAAAGGCTTGTTCTCGAAGTAGTTTGGGCGCCCCTCAGACGTCACTATAATTTCCTTGACTTTAAAATACCCCTATGATAATTCTCTACGTCTCTTAAGGACGTATTTTAAAGGGTTTACCCTTACCTCGGAGCCACAAGGAACAATTTCAAAGCATTTCTCACGATTCTTTAAGGCTTCATGCCTTAAAACCAAACTTCAGGATTCCGGAATGGATAACACTCCAAACGCAGGGAACAGGTTTTTGTCTTTAAAGCAGTTTGTCCTCTTTTTTCTGATATTTGGGTTTGGTTTTCTGAACCCGGGTCTGGGTTCGGACATGTTCCCCCAACTCCGGAATGCCCTGAGTCCCGTCGCCGCTTTCGCCCAGGAAGAGGAAGCGGTCATGGACGAAGAGATGGCCGAAGAGGGCGGCGAGGTGGAATTTGCCGATGAGGGTGGTGAATTTGCAGAGGAGGGCGGCGATGAATTTGCCGACGAGGGCGGTGAGTTCGCAGATGAATTCGCCGGTCCTGAGAGCTTTCTGGAAGAACAGTTTGAAGACGAGTTCGGCGAGGAAGGTGGTGAAGGCGAAGGGGGAGAAGAGGCTGCAGAAGAGGAGGATCTCTCTTACCTGACAGACATCGGTCCCGCCAAGGAAATCCAGAATACGGAGTACACCTTTCCCGGTATCGGCAACCGCAAGGCCACCTGGTTTGCCGCCCAGCTCCACATCCTGTTTGCATCGTTCATTCTGGGTTGCCCCATGTTTGTCGTCATCATGGAAGTCATGGGCTCGCGCCGCACCCAGGGCGTCCGCAAAGCAATCATCCTGTCCAACGTATTCCTTGGCGTCCTGATCGGGGTCACCTTCGGTATCATCGGTGAGATCATCGTCGGCATCCACCACGGTGTTCTGTACGGCTTGTGGGCCTGTTCCTTCGGGGCATTGGTGGTCAGCTTTCTTAATTACTTCCATCGTCTTTTGAACACCAAGGTCTCCTGCCTTGTGGGTGGTGTCGTGGGCGGTGTGATTGCCTTCATGCTGGTACCGGGGGCCCACGTGGCCCTCGACAATGCCATTCTGGCGTTCCTCAACGGCGTGGTCGGCGGCATGCTTTCCAATTACATCATGTTTGCCGAGGCGGATTTCAAGTTCGAACGCCTGGCGCACGAGATCACCAAGGTCATCGGTTTCTGTTACAGCTTCACCGCACTGAGCGGAGGGCTGTTCCTGTTTGTGATGATGGTGGCATACAAGGACTTCATCAGCTACCTCGTCAACGCCTATCCGGTCCTGTTCATGATCGGCTACCCCACCCTGTTCATCCTGGAAACCATTGTCATGTACATCTATGTGTACTCATGGGATCCGTTGAACAAGGCGAACAAAAAAGGCCGCCACATCGTTACGGGTATCATTCTGAACGTTCTGGGCCTCTCCCTTTTGTGTGCCCTCGACGGCCCGGCCACCCTGATGCAGACGCCGCCGAAACCGTACGACGCCCTGTTCACCACAATGACGGAATGGGATCGCATTGCGACCGCCACATGGATGCCGCTCAACTATCACCGCCTGGTGGGCAACGGCACATTCGGCGGGTTCATGGTGGGTATCATCGCCGCGTACATGTACCTTTGGTCCCGTGACCCGAAAGAGAAGGAATATTACGACTGGGTCGGTTACATGGGCAACGCCATCGGCGTGATGATCATGATCCCGCTTCCCGCGATGGGTTACATCTTCGTACGCGAGATCTATCAGTACGACGCCACCATCGGCATGTACATCATGTCCGACCGCGAGTCCATGTTCATGCTGGTGCAGGGGTTGCTCATAGGCACCATGTTCAGTGCCAGCAACGTGTATATGTGGGTGAGTATGAAGCGTATTGACAACGCGCACCGGTTCTTTCCCGCAATGAAGCTGGGATTTGTGCTGATTGTCATTGCGGCCGCCATCTGGTTCACTCCCAGACGGTTTTTCGCCACCATGCTGCCTGAACCGGGCATGAATCCGGACATGGTTTTGCCGGACGAACTGGCCTTCCTGGCGCTCATGGTGTCGAAAAATACCGCAGCCTTTGCATTGGTAACGGTGACCCTGATCAACTATATTTTCTACACAATCGCCACGCGCACCGGGAAAATCCATTGGGGCAAGATCAATCCGATGGGACCCTACATCCTCATCTTCATGGGTTTCACCGACATCTGGCTGATGAGCTGGATGGGGGTCATCCGTGAGTTGTCGCGCATGAACTGGCACATCTACAAGGTTTTCAAAGACGTCACTCCGGAGAAGTTCGCTCCGACTCTGGCGGAATCCGGGGTATTCGTGACGGGAATCGTCTGGACCTTCTTTATCATCATGACGGCCATCATCTGGTTGGGTCTCAAATACCCGAAATCGAAAAAAGCCAAGGCCGAACAGACGGAAGGCGCACTGCCCTCTCCTTCTGTTGCCGAATGACCGAAAACCAAACTGAAAGCTGACTCAAGCCTATGAACAAGCTGATTAAGTTTCTGACACCACCAATCGCGGCCGCCATTTTTGGTTATGGCGTAGGCCTGTTCTATGACCTGAAACCACTCCTGTTGTCGGGATCGCTGGCATTCGTCACCCTGCTCTACTGCATTTTGTTGTCCAGGGCACCCGGCAAACCGCAGGAAAAAGGGATCATCAAAAACGTGCTGATGAAACTGCCTGTGGTTATCGTCCTTTCAATCATCGTCTGGTTTGTTGCAGGGCATTTTGGTTTCCCTGTCTGGTGGCAGATTGAGTTTGTGGCATTCACGTTTGTGGGTCTCGTTTTCTTCGTGGTGCTGGACCTGAGGACCATGGCACCTGAAAAAACCGCAACGCGAACCAGTGTCCGCCTTCTCGGAACCTACGGACTGGCCTCGGTGCTGTTCATCACCATCACCGCCCAATTGCCGCAATTCGATCCGCAGGTGGAACTGGACAAACTGAACAAACCCCCGGTCAAATTGAGCGGCCTGGCGGGTCCGGAAGTCATTGCCGCCGGACGGCGCGTGTTTGAGGACAACAAATGCTTCAACTGCCACAAGGTGTTCTGGGAAGGCAACTCCGATCGCGGTCCCAACCTGGGTACCAAGCAGATCGGGTTGTTTAACGAAGATTACCTGAAAGAACAGATCGTGGATCCCCGGAAAATCCAATCGCCCGGATTCGATGACCCCAAATCCTATAAAGCCATGCCTACATATTATGGCGAGGATTTGAGTGAGGACGAACTCAATGCCCTGGTCTCTTACCTCAAAACCATGCGGGATCCGACCAATATCCCTGTGGAAGGCAAATTGGGTGAGCAGTGGACCTGGTACGACGATCCCAAAATCATTGAAGAGGGGAAATTGGTCTATGAGGGTAAAGAACCGGCGGTAGAAGGACTCAACTGCTCCGTTTGTCACGGAACCGATGGTATTCCCCTGATGACCGGCGCCCTCGATTTCCGTAACGCCAATAATAAGGACAGTGAAAAATTCGATGCCGCAGAACGGAGCGACAAAACCCTTAAAGACTGGCCGGATGCACTTTGGTACAAGCGCGTCACGCAGGGCGTACCGGGTACACCGATGGCAGCTTGGGGAACCATGTTCCCGCATCTTTATCTGTGGAAAGCCATTGCTTATGAGCGCACATTCCATGATCCTCTGGATCAGCGTGCCTCTAAAGTGCCCGTTCCGCCCATCCCGACGGAAGAAGAGATCAAACGTTGGAAAGACGAAGGATTGTTCATGGATCCTCTGCTCTAACGTACGGTCATCGAACCCAATTAAAAAACCGGTATGGTCCGCCATACCGGTTTTTCATTTTAAGGATGCGAAAAATTTGTTTAACCTATCGTGAATTTCGCCGGAAATCGTGAAATTTGATAGAATGCATGTATGAATCCTTCCAACCAACCCAGTGCGGGTTTAATCAAATAAGCCAGGAGTGATCCATGAGCCGAATCGATGATCTTATCAAGGAAAATATTTCCGAGGACGGCAAGGTGCTCAATCTCCGCGACAAGTATATTGGCCTGCGCGGAACCATGGAAATGTTCACCAAAAAAGAAGCTTTGCAGAACCTGGTCACCCTCACCTATTCCGGAAACCAGATCGGCGACGAGGGGGCGGAAGCCATCGCCGAATGCCCGTATCTGCAGAACGTGGAGACGCTGAACCTGAACCACAACGAAATCGGCGACGAGGGAGCTGTGGCATTGGCCAACTCAACCAACTTTCCCAAACTGACAAAGTTATCCTTGTTCGGGAATGTGATCGGCGACGAGGGTGCGCGAGCGTTCGCACAATCGCCTCTCAGCAAGAAATTCATCAAGTTGGACCTGTACAAGAACCAGTTCAGCAATCAGGGAATCAAAGCGCTCACCGAGTCGGAGAACCTGAAGAACTGCGAGGAACTGGAAATCTACCGGGAGTGACCGCCCTCAAGCGGTTTTGCCGTCTTCTTCCCATTGGGCGGGAGTGAAGGTTTTGATCTGAATGGCATGAATCCGTTTTGGCTGACCGTTGATCTGCTCATCGAGCGCACCGTACACAAGGCGGCGCCGGTCCAGCGGGTTCACATCCTCAAACTGTTCAGAGACCACCACCACGGCATAATGCCCGCCTCCCCCCGCTGCTTTGTGGCCGCGATGCAGGTAGCTTTCGTCGATGATCTCCACATGCGTGGCATTAAGCTGTTCTCTCAACACATCGTCGATGATCTGTACCGTTTCATCCATAATGCTTTTGTTCTCCTTATCCTTTCAACCGGGCATCGAAGCGAACCCTCACCGCTCCCATCTCATTTCAAGTTATTGATATCCGGCAGATTGTAAAAATCTTTCAGCTTCTGCGTGTAACGCGCGTGGGCTTCGTTTTCATCCTTGTCGATCAGCGGGTGCCGGCACTTCGCACACACCGGCAGACGGTCCTCCGAATAGGACTTGATCCGGTTGCTGACCCCGCATCCCTTACAAACTATTATTAATGCATCTCTTTCCATGTTACACTCGTGAAAAAAGCATTATAAAACATACTACCAGCGGGGATCGATGTTTTTTTATTACAGCAACGACCCGAACCGGCCCTCCATGCCGCTTAGCACCAAACTGCTTCTGGGCAGCATCGTCATTCTGGCATTCGTTCTTCTGTTCGTGTTCGGTTTTACATTTTTCCTGATCGCCCTCGCCGGGGGCGTTCTCACGTTTCTGGCTGATCTGTTTGGTATTCGCCGCCGGCGGAACATGGAGACTACCACCCACCCCCATCCAAGGGACCCACGTTTCGGCCAGTGGCCGCCGCATTCGTCGTCTTCCTCGCACTCGTCGCGAAAGTACCGGGACGATGACGACGTGATCGACGTGTGAGGCAACAGATCAACGTTTCTTCTTGAAAATGTGGGTTGGTGCTCCAAGAAAAATCTCTGCCGCTTCCATCAGTGTCTCGGAGAGCGTCGGGTGTGGATGAATGGAATGGGCCAAATCTTCCGCCGTGGCGCCCAGTTGAATT
Coding sequences within it:
- a CDS encoding BolA family protein — protein: MDETVQIIDDVLREQLNATHVEIIDESYLHRGHKAAGGGGHYAVVVVSEQFEDVNPLDRRRLVYGALDEQINGQPKRIHAIQIKTFTPAQWEEDGKTA
- a CDS encoding c-type cytochrome, with product MNKLIKFLTPPIAAAIFGYGVGLFYDLKPLLLSGSLAFVTLLYCILLSRAPGKPQEKGIIKNVLMKLPVVIVLSIIVWFVAGHFGFPVWWQIEFVAFTFVGLVFFVVLDLRTMAPEKTATRTSVRLLGTYGLASVLFITITAQLPQFDPQVELDKLNKPPVKLSGLAGPEVIAAGRRVFEDNKCFNCHKVFWEGNSDRGPNLGTKQIGLFNEDYLKEQIVDPRKIQSPGFDDPKSYKAMPTYYGEDLSEDELNALVSYLKTMRDPTNIPVEGKLGEQWTWYDDPKIIEEGKLVYEGKEPAVEGLNCSVCHGTDGIPLMTGALDFRNANNKDSEKFDAAERSDKTLKDWPDALWYKRVTQGVPGTPMAAWGTMFPHLYLWKAIAYERTFHDPLDQRASKVPVPPIPTEEEIKRWKDEGLFMDPLL